GTACGTGCACCATAGTTCGTCGATACCTCGACGACTGATGGGTATATGACGCGGCCGACCGATCTGCTCCAAGGCACGCTTGACCTCCTCATTCTCAAGACGCTCTCCTGGGGACCGGCCCATGGATACGCTGTTGCGCGTTGGATCGAGCAGCTCACCGGCGAAGTGCTGCGCATCGGCGAGGGCTCCCTCTATCCCGCGCTCCACCGGCTGGAGGAGCGCGAATGGGTGGCGTCGAGCTGGCAGCTCTCGAGCACGAATCGCCGCACCAAAGTCTACAAGCTCACGACCAAGGGCCGACAGCAGCTCCGCGCCGAGGCGAGCGCGTGGATGCAGTTCGTCGATGCCGTTTATAAAGTGCTCAAGGCGGAGGAGCAGCCCGCATGAGTGAGCGCCGATTGCGCTATTTCGAGTTCTGGCGGCGCGATCCGCGCCGCGACGTCGAGGACGAGATCCGCTTTCACCTCGAAGCACGCATTGCGGATCTGGTGGGGAGAGGTCTTTCACCGGACGAGGCGCGACGCCGCGCGGAAGCGGAGTTCGGCGACGCGCGGGTCGTGCGAGACGAGACGGTGGCCATCGATCAACGCATCATCCGCCGCGGCCGTCGCGCCGAATGGTGGCTCGACGCCATGCGCGATGCGCGGGTCGGCCTGCGTTCGCTCTGGCGCACGCCAACCTTTGCACTTTCGACGATACTGTGCGCCGCGCTAGGCATCGGCGTCACCGCCGCCATCCTGTCGGCGACCTACTCGATTCTGATTCGGCCGCTCCCCTATCCCAACGCCGAGCGGCTCGTCGCCGTGTATAGCGAGAACACCATCCGCGGCTATCACGGCGTGAACATCTCCTGGCCGGACTTCGTTTCCTGGCGGGATGGAACGCGCACGTTCGCATCGCTCGGCATGTGGACGTGGACGACAAAGACCTTGGCGGACGACGCGACCGAAGCCGAGCGCGTATACGGCGCGTTCGTCACGGCGAATCTGTTTCCAACGCTCGGCGTTCGACCGATGATTGGTCGAGCTTTCACGACCGACGAGGAGAAGGAAGGTGGACCGTTGGTCGCGCTGCTGAGCTATCGGCTCTGGCAGCGCCGCTTCGCGGCGGACAGCGCGATCTTCGGGAGACGCATAACGATCGACGGCCGACTCTACGCCGTCGTCGGCGTGATGCCGCCGTCGTTCAACTTCCCGGACAACGGCGACATCTGGCTGCCGTTCACGGTGACGCCGTCGGAGGAAGAGCACGGGAATCGGGGATATGCCGGTGCGATCGGTCGTTTGAAGCCGGGAGTCACGCTCGAGCAGGCGCGCTCCGACTTGCACGCCATCGACGCCGAACTGGTGCGGGAGTTCCCTAACGAGAATTACGGTTGGCGCGCCGAGTTGACTCCTTTGCGCAAGGATCTCGTCGGTGATCTCGAACAGCCGCTCAAGGTCTTCGTTGGCGCCGTCGCGCTCGTGCTCCTGCTGGTGTGTGCCAATCTCGCCAATCTGATGCTCGCGCGCGGAACCTTGCGGTCACGCGAGATTGCCATCCGTAGCGCGCTCGGCGCGTCGCGCCGCCGCCTAACGCTGCAGTTGATCACCGAAAGTCTGCTCATCGCCTGCCTCGGTGGCGTGGTCGGTGTTGGGATCGCCTGGTGGGGTGTTCGTCTCTTGCGATTCGGTTTTCCGGATCAATCGCCGCCCTTCTTCATCTCGCTGACGCTGGATGCGCCCGCCCTCGCCATCGTTGCCGCCCTGACAATTCTCACGGGGATCATGTTCGGAACGCTTCCCGCGCTTCGCGCCGCCCGAGCCGATCCCAACGCGACGCTCCGCGAAGGCTCGCGCGGCGAAGGCGGCTCGACGCGCCGGTCGCGTTTGCGTGGGGCCCTCGTCATGGCCGAGATCGCGGTATCGGTCGTGCTGCTCGTCGGCGCGATGCTGCTCGTCCGCAGCTATCGCCAGCTCGCCGGTACGTCGTTAGGCTTCGACGAGAGGGGCATCCTGTCCGCACACCTCACGCTGCCGACTGCCGAATATCCCGAGCCCTCGCAGGCGAAGGCGTTCTATGACCAGCTCTTCGGCCGACTGCGACAGCTACCCGGCGTTACCGTTGTCGGATCGGCGCAAGGAATTCCCTTCAGCGGCTGGAACGTCCAGGCCGCGGCCACCGTCGAGGGGACCCCACCACCGCGGCGCGGTGAAGAACTGATGGCGCACTATCAGTTCGTCGCGCCAGAATATTTCAAGGCAATCGGTGTCGGTCTCGTGCGCGGTCGGTGGCTCGCCGATGCGGACCGCGATACGCTGAATCCCGTCGTTCTGGTGAACGAGCGGCTGGTCGAGAAGGGCTTTGGCGGACGCGATCCAATCGGCAAGCGCCTCCACATCGGGGGCGACCGCCTGCCCTTTGCTACGGTCGTGGGTGTCGTCCGCGACTTCCGTCATTATCGACTCCCCCGCCCGATGGGGCCCGCCGTTTATTTCTCCTTCGCGGCCTATCCGGCGCGCACACAGACGATCGTGATTCGCACGACGCGCAGCGATCCGCATTCACTAATCCCCGATCTGCGTACGGCGGTGCGAGCGCTGGACCCTCGGCTCGCTCTCTACGAGGTACAAACCTTCGACGAGGCGGTCACGCGGTCGCTCTGGCGTCCACGATTGCAGGAGAACGTCGTGGCGATCTTTGCTGCGCTGTCACTGGTACTGGCCTGCATCGGGCTCTATGGGGTCATCTCGTGCGCCGTTGCGGAACGCACACGCGAGCTTGGTGTGCGCATGGCGCTCGGCGCGACGCGCCGCGATGTGCTCTGGCTGGTGATCGCTCAGAGTGGACGTCTCATGTTTGCCGGCATCGTCGTGGGCGTTGTTGTCGCGTATGTCTCGGTGCGTATTCTCGATACGCTGCTGTATGGTGTCGGAACGCACGACGTGGCGACATTCGCCGCGGTGCCGGTTTTCCTGGCGGCGGTGGCGCTGGCTGCGGCGTTCATTCCCGCACGACGAGCCACGCAGATCGATCCCATCATCGCGATGCGAGGGGAGTAGGCACCCACGCCGTCCTCCTATTGACATCCGATATGGGGAGCCCCAAGCTCCCGTATCGACACTCGATAGGAGAGCCATGGCCGTCCTGCATTGGCTCCGGAGCCTTTGGGCAAATCTCGTCCACCGCGATCACGTCGAGGAGTCGCTCGACGACGAGTTGCGGGCGTACCTCGAGCTCCTCACCGTCGAGTACGAGCGGCGCGGCTATGCACCTGACGAGGCGCGTCGCGCCGCCGCCGTCGAGATCGGCGGGGTCGGCCAGGTGAAGGAGAGTACCCGCGATGTCTGGGCCGGCGACGTCCTCGCCTCGAGCCAGCGCGAGCTTCGCTATACGTGGCGCAGCCTGCGCCGCTCACCGGGCTTCCTCGTCACCGTCATTCTGATCATCGCGCTCGGCATCGGCGCGAACGCGACGATCTTCGGGGTCATCGACGAGCTGCTCTTTCGTCCACCGGCGCACGTGAAGGAGCCCGACCGGGTCGTCCTGCTCTCGATGGCCGTACCCGCTGATCGCGTCGGACAGCAAACGCTCAACTTTCCTGTCTTTCGCACGCTCCGCACGGACTGGCACGCCGTCGACGCCGTCGCCCTCGCCGCGTATGGAACGCTGGAGCTTCCGGTCGGCCGCGGCCAGGGCGCGGAGAACGTACTGGGGCTTCCCGTGAGCGCGAGCTATTTCCCGATGCTCGGCGTCGAGCCGGAGCGGGGCCGCTTCTTCTCGGCCGACGAGGACGCCGAGCCTAACGGCGCTCCGGTCGTCATTATCAGCGACGGCTTCTGGACGCGTCACTTTGGTCGCGCCGCCGACGTGCTCGGGAAGACACTCGACGTCGGCAATCGGCGCGTCACAGTCATCGGCGTAGCGCCTCGCGGCTTTACCGGCACCGAGTTTGGCCGCGTGGATATCTGGTTGCCGATCACGGCGGCGATGCAGCCATTCCTCAACACCAGCCCCGATTGGCAACAGAACGCGCGGGCGACGTATGCGCATGTGTTCGCGCGCATACGGACAGGAGTCCCCTTTGCCGACGCCGCGAGAGAAGCCGATCGCGTCCTCGCGAATGTGTACCCGGATGCGTGGTGGGTTCGCGACCGGAGCGCGCGTCTCACGCCCCTGCGCGCGTCGCGCTCCATCAATCTCGGCACGGAGAACGAACTGCTGATGCTCCTGGCGGGGATGGCGCTCGTCGTGCTCGTGATCGTGATCGCCAACGTTGCCAGCCTGCTCCTCGCTCGCGCGCTGCGCCGGCGTCGCGAGATCGCGGTCCGGCTCGCGCTCGGAGCCTCGCGAACGCAGCTCGTCAGGCTCGTGCTCACCGAGAGTCTCTTTCTGGCGCTCTGCGGCGGGGTCGCGGCCGTGTTCCTCGCGTACTGGTGCAGTCAGGCGATTCGTGGATTGCTCTTCGGTGACGTGGCATGGACGTCGGCGGTCGTCGACTACCGCCTGCTCGTCTTTTCAGCGATCGCGGTCCTCGTCATTGCAACGCTCGCCGGACTCCTCCCCGCGCTCGAATCGACGCGGTCCGAGCTCACGACCGCCCTCAAGGCTGGCGCGCGCGAAGGCGGCGGTCAGCGCACCCGCTCGCGAAGAATCCTCATCGTCGTCCAGGTTGCGCTGTCGACGATGCTACTGGTCGGGGCCGGCCTGTTCCTGCGCTCGCTGCGGAATGTCTCGTCGCTGCGGTTGGGCGTCGACGTGGATCGTGTGCTGTACGGCTCGATGAGCCTGAGCGCGATCGGCGACAAGCCTGACGAGGTGGAGTTGCTCCTGCGCGGCGAGCTGGCGCGGGTCCGCGCGATTCCCGGCATCGCGCACGCCGCTGTCGCGCTGACTATTCCCTTTGGCCCCTCCTTTGGGGCCAACGTCCGTGTGCCGGGCCGAGACTCGCTACCGCCTGGTGATGGGCCATATCTCAATCTCGTTGGCCGCGACTATTTCGCGACACTCGGCGCGCGGATTGTCGAGGGACGCGAGTTCACCGACGCCGATGATGACGGGGCGGCGCCGCGCGTCGTGATCGTGAGCGCTTCGATGGCGCGCCGCGTGTGGCCGGGCGCGACGGCATTGGGCCGATGCATCTTCGTCGGCGAGAAGACGGCCCCGTGCGCGCGCGTCGTCGGTGTCGTGGAGGACGTCCGTCGGCAGCAACTGCTCGACGAAGCGCCGAGTTTCGTGTACCTGCCGTTGGCACAAGCGCAAGTGACGCCAGCGAGCTGGCGGAGCGATCTGTATCTCGTCGCGCGTCCGTCGGGAGAGGCGAGGCGGATGATCGAGCCAGTGCGCCGGGCGATGCAGAGCGCGGCGCCGGGTTTGCCTTACGCAACCGTGCAGGTGATTGCGGACATGCCGGAGGTGATGATGCAGCTTCGGCAATGGCGACTCGGGACGATGCTGTTCGGAAGCTTCGGCGTGCTGGCACTCGTGCTCGCGGCGGTCGGTCTCTTCGGTCTCATCTCGTACAATGTGGCGAGTCGCGTTCACGAGATCGGCGTCCGCATCGCGCTTGGCGCGCGCCGTACGGCCGTGGCGGGGCTGGTTGTTAGGCAGGCGCTCGCC
The Gemmatimonadaceae bacterium DNA segment above includes these coding regions:
- a CDS encoding PadR family transcriptional regulator → MTRPTDLLQGTLDLLILKTLSWGPAHGYAVARWIEQLTGEVLRIGEGSLYPALHRLEEREWVASSWQLSSTNRRTKVYKLTTKGRQQLRAEASAWMQFVDAVYKVLKAEEQPA
- a CDS encoding ABC transporter permease, whose amino-acid sequence is MSERRLRYFEFWRRDPRRDVEDEIRFHLEARIADLVGRGLSPDEARRRAEAEFGDARVVRDETVAIDQRIIRRGRRAEWWLDAMRDARVGLRSLWRTPTFALSTILCAALGIGVTAAILSATYSILIRPLPYPNAERLVAVYSENTIRGYHGVNISWPDFVSWRDGTRTFASLGMWTWTTKTLADDATEAERVYGAFVTANLFPTLGVRPMIGRAFTTDEEKEGGPLVALLSYRLWQRRFAADSAIFGRRITIDGRLYAVVGVMPPSFNFPDNGDIWLPFTVTPSEEEHGNRGYAGAIGRLKPGVTLEQARSDLHAIDAELVREFPNENYGWRAELTPLRKDLVGDLEQPLKVFVGAVALVLLLVCANLANLMLARGTLRSREIAIRSALGASRRRLTLQLITESLLIACLGGVVGVGIAWWGVRLLRFGFPDQSPPFFISLTLDAPALAIVAALTILTGIMFGTLPALRAARADPNATLREGSRGEGGSTRRSRLRGALVMAEIAVSVVLLVGAMLLVRSYRQLAGTSLGFDERGILSAHLTLPTAEYPEPSQAKAFYDQLFGRLRQLPGVTVVGSAQGIPFSGWNVQAAATVEGTPPPRRGEELMAHYQFVAPEYFKAIGVGLVRGRWLADADRDTLNPVVLVNERLVEKGFGGRDPIGKRLHIGGDRLPFATVVGVVRDFRHYRLPRPMGPAVYFSFAAYPARTQTIVIRTTRSDPHSLIPDLRTAVRALDPRLALYEVQTFDEAVTRSLWRPRLQENVVAIFAALSLVLACIGLYGVISCAVAERTRELGVRMALGATRRDVLWLVIAQSGRLMFAGIVVGVVVAYVSVRILDTLLYGVGTHDVATFAAVPVFLAAVALAAAFIPARRATQIDPIIAMRGE
- a CDS encoding ABC transporter permease is translated as MAVLHWLRSLWANLVHRDHVEESLDDELRAYLELLTVEYERRGYAPDEARRAAAVEIGGVGQVKESTRDVWAGDVLASSQRELRYTWRSLRRSPGFLVTVILIIALGIGANATIFGVIDELLFRPPAHVKEPDRVVLLSMAVPADRVGQQTLNFPVFRTLRTDWHAVDAVALAAYGTLELPVGRGQGAENVLGLPVSASYFPMLGVEPERGRFFSADEDAEPNGAPVVIISDGFWTRHFGRAADVLGKTLDVGNRRVTVIGVAPRGFTGTEFGRVDIWLPITAAMQPFLNTSPDWQQNARATYAHVFARIRTGVPFADAAREADRVLANVYPDAWWVRDRSARLTPLRASRSINLGTENELLMLLAGMALVVLVIVIANVASLLLARALRRRREIAVRLALGASRTQLVRLVLTESLFLALCGGVAAVFLAYWCSQAIRGLLFGDVAWTSAVVDYRLLVFSAIAVLVIATLAGLLPALESTRSELTTALKAGAREGGGQRTRSRRILIVVQVALSTMLLVGAGLFLRSLRNVSSLRLGVDVDRVLYGSMSLSAIGDKPDEVELLLRGELARVRAIPGIAHAAVALTIPFGPSFGANVRVPGRDSLPPGDGPYLNLVGRDYFATLGARIVEGREFTDADDDGAAPRVVIVSASMARRVWPGATALGRCIFVGEKTAPCARVVGVVEDVRRQQLLDEAPSFVYLPLAQAQVTPASWRSDLYLVARPSGEARRMIEPVRRAMQSAAPGLPYATVQVIADMPEVMMQLRQWRLGTMLFGSFGVLALVLAAVGLFGLISYNVASRVHEIGVRIALGARRTAVAGLVVRQALAVDAIGVAAGIVAAMIAERLIASLLYGVSPNDPLVFGAVSGTMLLVGLVASIVPVIQALSVDALEALRAD